From the genome of Deltaproteobacteria bacterium:
TGGGGTCGCTGAGTCCGGTTTTGAGCTTTTCTGGATCGATCACCACAAGGTCCGCATGGTCTCCCACACAAATGGTTCCTGCATCTACACCAAGATACTCAGCGACCTCACCGGTCTGCCGATGAATCGCATTCTCGATGGTCATCACATGCGGATTGAGTAGCACCTGCTTTAGAAGCTGCAAGGTGCCATCTTGAAAAGCCATCTGCTGATTGTGCGCACCCGAATCGTTAAACCCTGGAATGATACCGGGATTCTTTAAAAGCTTATGCCGCGGACCATCGCGGTCATTGCCCACCACTGTTTTCCAACGCAGCAAACTGCCATGCTTGGCCATTAGGTCCATAAAGACCTCCACAGGGTCACTCCCTGTCCCCTGGGCAAGCTCCTTGAAGTTCTTCCCAATCTGCTCTGACTCAGGCGATTTCACCACAGTCATCTTGTCCCACATATGGTGGTAGAGTTTGGGGCCACGACGATACCAGTCGGCGCGAAAGCGCTTTCGAAAACCGGCATCCGCAAAAAGCTTTTTCCGGTCTTCTTCTTCAGCATTAATAGCTTCCACACCGGTCGCGAACTCTTCGAAAATGGGCGTATTGGCACCATCGGCGAAATTGAGAAAAGGCGTGGTTAAACACTGCCAGCGGTATTGCGCACGAAATAGAGTATTGATGACCGATGCACCCAGTATGGCCATCAGCCAAATCAAGCGATTGCCGACCACATCCATTGCAGAAACCACCGTTACACGAAGCGCTTTACGAATGAGGCCTGCACTCATAAACATCAGCTGAAGCACCGATTTCTTATCAAGGCCATTGGGCGTAGCCTGCAAGACACGTCCAGCCTTTCTCGCGATATTGGCCAATGCCCGATGCTCACTGATATGAGCGTGCTGGCTTGGGACCGGCTCTCCCAGAAACTCACCCCTCTCAATACGGTGCCACGGTAACATATCAATCGATAAACCCAGGTAACCTGCATCCATCGCTTCTTGCACTGTGTCGCGCATCGTTTGGAGCTCTTCTGCAGTGGCCTTCTCAACAGTCATCGACCGCCGATACCCCATCGCTGCGATACGCACATTGGAGTGGCCTAAGAAAGAGCCCACATTCGGCCCCATAGGAATGGTATCAAGGTGCTCGTAATATTCAGTGACATTTTTCCAGGAGATTCTTCCGCCAAGCCAGCGCTCCACCACTTCTCGTGGCATGCTCTCAACCCGGCAAAAGAGATTCAAAAGCTCTTCTTCGGAACCAAGTGCAATTGAAAGCGAGCAATTGCCCATAATCACATGGGTCACGCCATGGCGAACAGACTCATGCAGACCGGGCTTCACTTCAATCTCTGCATCATAGTGAGCATGCAGATCGAAGAAGCCAGGCGATACCCAGCATCCTTTAGCATCCACTTCACGCCGAGCTGAACCGGAGATCGAGGACTCTATAGCCACCACACGGCCATCTTTGACCGCTACATCCGCCAACACGCCTGGCGAGCCTGTGCCATCGTAAACCGTACCTCCACGAATGACGAGGTCGTACTCTGAGCCTTCTTGCGCCATGGGTCTTTTAGCTCTCTTTCCTGTGGGTTGCTTCTAGCCAGACCCCATTCTTGGGAGCCAGCGCTCCGTTGACCATCGTGGGCTCAACCTTCACCTTGCCCGAAGACTTCGTATGATAACGCTGCGCCATCATCGCCAGCATGATTTTCATCTCATAGGTTGCAAAGAGCGCTCCAGCACATTTTCTTCGGCCTGAAGCAAATGGCATGAGGCTCAAACGAATGACCTTGGCAGAATCAGCATCTTCGTAACGGTCGGGATCGAAAGTATCAGGATTCTTCCAAACATCTGGATGGCGGTGTGCACAGTACGGAAACATGAATATTTGAGAGCCCTTAGGAACCCGGGTGCCACTGAGTTCTGTATCTTCCGTCGCCGTACGCGGAATGAAAATCATAATCGGTGGATACATGCGCATGGCCTCATTCGCCACGTGGCCAGCGTAGACCAGCTTGTCAAGGTCTTCCAAGGTAGGTGAACGCCCACCCAGTACCCTATCCGCTTCCTCACTCAGCTTTGCGGCCTTATCGGGGTGCTCAGTCAAAAGGTGCATTGCCCAAGCCAAAGCAGAAGAAGTGGTTTCATGCCCGGCAATTAAAAGCGTCACCACTTCATCGCGTACACTCTTTAGTGGCATCAGTTCGGGGTCTTCAATATGCAGGTCCAACAATGAATCCAGATAGTCAC
Proteins encoded in this window:
- a CDS encoding amidohydrolase family protein, whose product is MAQEGSEYDLVIRGGTVYDGTGSPGVLADVAVKDGRVVAIESSISGSARREVDAKGCWVSPGFFDLHAHYDAEIEVKPGLHESVRHGVTHVIMGNCSLSIALGSEEELLNLFCRVESMPREVVERWLGGRISWKNVTEYYEHLDTIPMGPNVGSFLGHSNVRIAAMGYRRSMTVEKATAEELQTMRDTVQEAMDAGYLGLSIDMLPWHRIERGEFLGEPVPSQHAHISEHRALANIARKAGRVLQATPNGLDKKSVLQLMFMSAGLIRKALRVTVVSAMDVVGNRLIWLMAILGASVINTLFRAQYRWQCLTTPFLNFADGANTPIFEEFATGVEAINAEEEDRKKLFADAGFRKRFRADWYRRGPKLYHHMWDKMTVVKSPESEQIGKNFKELAQGTGSDPVEVFMDLMAKHGSLLRWKTVVGNDRDGPRHKLLKNPGIIPGFNDSGAHNQQMAFQDGTLQLLKQVLLNPHVMTIENAIHRQTGEVAEYLGVDAGTICVGDHADLVVIDPEKLKTGLSDPIEHYDDDFGGSMRLVRRSDGVVKFVAVGGKTVMDENGFSETYGKERFGRLLRAQRKG